A stretch of Pseudophryne corroboree isolate aPseCor3 chromosome 9, aPseCor3.hap2, whole genome shotgun sequence DNA encodes these proteins:
- the LOC134958454 gene encoding interferon-induced very large GTPase 1-like has protein sequence MSEELQEPDESSSTKELVIKLTETGLDPEKWRQVLEDKWGIRNIQSLQYIKAEDCSILEDNIRYPWERRALHKLFNIPDSSVQIAEAQEKRCQSLKNKTEQAAKILMKLKELSSEGKSRQDEIVKHSEEEMWKALEIPTECSAPSEKPLADLVGYFENQIKLREESYLKKEMLCDKEIITRASGGLALEGIFQTKNIEDVFKKREPLLCVPEGFNLVGPEHKTLLQQMEFTSHEEESKFQKLVEKIGLSLNSLISIGFLGFGLNSSTGSRQSSESDKVRKESSEQTYVCTTRYNYIPLASCYFTMDQLRLSQAAVNALKDIETLIDINTNEQILAARCAEFFQRFGSHANLGPLHFGGIYWWKASMQGISTSQLLEAKQMTSEALNVYMGVSYAGSGGDIDLSTTNTQGSVDMSKLSTFQKNIQFSVAKTGGPPEADSLSHWKSGLVCSSKTWSVIDRGFQLIPIWKIIIDNHKNEFKDSFKLASCLIDHYISVTGLSSEMMVGEHLVTELEKTKLFLQGVNSWNVDNSKQHLQNLIDFKQTLNETTGSYSAWVTLCLSDKNLQKILVSIVKKYKDSSEQDTYLIKVSLQQLIEPHIYSVDNFPNASLIMRWIFDSEKDELDHISVTNFKELIDVLQNSMENVLHVSVTMKTSTEHQQAKLKATIHISLSLYSFLRTMRKMKQTDMELLFLCIANNSGYCMENNFRNLLGYNDTEYLKNQLQEAHQEYTNLRSQCAQRAQAFVMYTGLTSVGQYKEISLEQKGERLHFMKKHLAGCLSPNVSDIIEHHSEYCDWSKMEAELRAFSYGHIIKELKTDEISDELNNVCQEEVTYITNDEEIDHSSMNTQFLQLLSRLDLHKYYPQKMKTDDFHKICRSSLSETQITEETQLPFHFLQKLLMLDYRARYVQCRFKGDPIQENTSNEDINNMDTSEDTFKDFLDDFNEDFVHQGTNSKQTIHPMDVQMAIFHCANDFMRQYMYTKLSLCQFAVPLLVTNPNTDSIEFPLWSFQEVKKKWKMKSGKNTENDKSNDKFIKETETPFVSFIRLGPSTSSKSQIINWLMSRQKHDIFYHRHCKGSTKNSLLMNGVTEIAWYCPGGKEDDAFYDCIAFTNLHGDARDHEQQVKFLKQISSVLVVMFTDSDAKDAKGKEVLQQLWNSSIPLICLLADKEHSQPTPGLRKKIGIKNRNEAALLEEVTTAIQSLLPTLQLRNSLNKCGSIARAHGFMVDEDKEQCKQGREQAEVLISILKKNNVSDLKNEFLPSQGDLWHTWCMKDKELNRLKINNNKTIEQQRSDIESEKHNLRKQQANKASPLNDFMSSFLQTLHSNVQFSKVYFFQWVKMYLDDLSSKTLSVLNQEYHNVWSNLKKEKQKDKNKPNIEKMKKHLEKLSEKIKMSTFGLEHILRELGQIYEALETISKEKSFSHVPKIVALLMVSGYPVELMDGDAAHVPLRWIQSILDELIKILGDKKLYVLSVLGIQSSGKSTLLNAMFGLQFAVSAGRCTRGAFMQLIEVDEELRHEMTFDYVLVIDTEGLRAVELSNKNAHDNELATFVIGLGNLTVINIFGKNSSEIQDILQIAVQAFLRMKRVNLQPSCLFVHQNVGEITAKEKIMDDRRKLQEKLDEMTLCAAQQEQCDETCFNDVIKFDVNTHIYYFAHLWEGDPPMAPPNPSYSQNVQTLRQVILDSAKQEAQQKMLSISMFKTRVNDLWNALLNENFVFSFKNSLEIAAYNKLEVKYSQWAWTLREHMLTLQNKINNQIHNDKIKSVGVMFLNNEFKQKYKTIMDDLNIFFNDEKDGDILVQWKVNTENRLATNKDDLIVEIRKKADELITLKKDNRKINEIKEKYEEQMLAESRKMALALKGKNLNDEDLLEKFTKMWNMCISGADAEMQTPEPPPIKQHLEKVLLDHFKRETDLADTIRNSYKWKNLVEEFSKYISTKRTHLIWYEKLSATDQKKIESVTRALAKQIDEYIDQKQQQQMDYQLIYFHEILNILNTEVTSMLDSKFKYKREYTLYVSLFLCQKAAHRFIQINDAFRKANDPLAYLQSKREQFWQSFKFSCEGTKQIASLADFLCNTIKDSVQQGVCERSAIQLSGDMRSNHPALNGNRSKLEFCLLKSLAEKENFQDYMNYITDPKSAVQAFIRECIDQYYDNKTKISVNLHINVDHFRNIIIKAIDTSTVMVTDRRGDVSSWLDAFCSELGSEVNLSNADLKSVIYQNITDIDFLKEAMTRAMEIVVKDLKRDFSRCDLLNMKKKILEILFSGFQGCWEKCPFCGAVCTNTIAGHGGKHSVKFHRPHAIIAWRYHKTDHFVTHICSTAVSSDLCFRRSEDDDRRFPFRTYSDAGAPYSNWYITPDNSPLSYWKWVICHFQSDLEKHYKLQFTEKGTIPSQWKSIEKQDVILELDKQM, from the coding sequence ATGTCAGAAGAACTTCAAGAACCAGATGAAAGTTCTAGTACTAAAGAGCTTGTCATCAAGCTCACAGAAACTGGCTTGGATCCTGAGAAATGGCGCCAAGTGCTAGAAGATAAATGGGGCATTAGAAATATTCAGTCATTACAGTATATAAAGGCTGAAGACTGCTCAATACTAGAGGATAACATCAGATACCCCTGGGAAAGAAGAGCATTGCATAAACTATTTAACATACCAGACAGCAGTGTACAGATTGCAGAAGCACAAGAGAAGCGATGTCAGTCACTGAAAAATAAAACTGAACAAGCTGCTAAGATACTTATGAAGTTAAAAGAGTTGAGCTCTGAAGGGAAAAGTCGACAAGATGAGATTGTCAAACACAGTGAAGAAGAAATGTGGAAAGCTCTGGAGATACCAACTGAATGCTCAGCACCTTCTGAAAAACCATTAGCGGATCTGGTAGGTTACTTCGAAAACCAAATTAAGCTCAGAGAAGAATCATATCTAAAGAAAGAGATGTTATGTGATAAAGAAATCATTACACGTGCTTCTGGAGGGCTGGCACTTGAGGGAATCTTCCAAACAAAAAACATTGAAGATGTATTTAAGAAACGTGAACCACTTCTCTGTGTCCCAGAAGGTTTCAATCTTGTTGGACCAGAGCATAAAACACTTCTGCAGCAAATGGAATTTACATCTCATGAAGAggaatcaaaatttcaaaaacttGTTGAAAAGATTGGGTTAAGTTTAAATAGTTTAATTAGTATTGGCTTTTTGGGGTTTGGTCTAAACAGCAGTACTGGTTCCAGACAATCTTCAGAATCTGACAAAGTTAGAAAAGAATCCAGTGAGCAGACGTATGTGTGTACAACCAGATATAACTACATCCCTCTAGCTTCCTGTTACTTTACAATGGACCAGCTCAGACTTTCCCAGGCTGCAGTAAATGCATTAAAAGACATTGAAACCTTAATTGACATAAACACAAATGAACAGATTTTAGCAGCAAGATGTGCTGAATTTTTCCAGAGATTTGGCTCGCATGCCAACCTTGGTCCCCTACACTTTGGGGGAATATACTGGTGGAAAGCTTCCATGCAAGGAATTTCTACCAGTCAGTTGCTAGAAGCAAAACAAATGACATCTGAAGCACTAAACGTGTACATGGGTGTTAGTTATGCAGGAAGCGGAGGAGACATTGACCTGTCAACAACAAATACACAGGGTTCTGTGGACATGTCTAAACTATCAACATTTCAGAaaaatattcagttttctgtagctAAAACAGGGGGTCCACCAGAAGCTGATTCTCTATCCCACTGGAAATCAGGACTTGTATGCAGCAGCAAAACCTGGAGTGTCATAGACCGAGGGTTTCAGCTGATACCTATATGGAAGATCATCATAGACAATCACAAGAATGAGTTCAAAGATAGTTTCAAGCTTGCTTCCTGCCTAATTGATCATTATATATCAGTGACTGGTCTCAGCTCTGAAATGATGGTAGGAGAACATCTAGTAACTGAGTTGGAAAAAACAAAACTGTTTTTGCAAGGTGTGAATTCCTGGAATGTTGATAATTCCAAACAACATTTACAGAATCTGATTGACTTTAAACAGACACTCAATGAAACCACAGGAAGTTATAGTGCTTGGGTGACTTTATGTCTGTCAGATAAGAATCTACAAAAAATTTTAGTGAGCATTGTTAAGAAATACAAAGATAGTTCTGAACAAGACACATATCTCATAAAAGTTTCATTGCAACAGCTAATCGAGCCTCATATTTATTCCGTTGATAACTTCCCCAATGCCTCATTAATTATGAGATGGATTTTTGACTCTGAGAAAGATGAACTAGATCACATTTCTGTGACTAATTTTAAGGAACTCATTGATGTCTTACAAAATTCAATGGAAAATGTTCTACATGTTAGTGTCACCATGAAGACCTCCACAGAACACCAACAGGCAAAGCTTAAAGCTACAATACACATCAGTCTCTCTTTGTATTCCTTCCTGAGAACTATGAGGAAGATGAAACAAACTGACATGGAATTACTTTTTCTCTGCATTGCAAATAACTCTGGGTATTGTATGGAAAATAACTTCCGAAACCTTTTAggatataatgatactgagtatctgaAAAATCAGTTGCAAGAAGCCCATCAGGAGTACACAAACCTCAGAAGTCAATGTGCTCAGCGGGCTCAAGCATTCGTCATGTACACAGGTTTGACATCTGTGGGTCAATATAAAGAAATCTCCCTGGAACAAAAAGGAGAACGTTTACATTTTATGAAAAAACACCTGGCAGGCTGTCTTTCACCCAATGTCAGTGATATAATTGAACATCATTCAGAATACTGTGACTGGAGTAAAATGGAAGCTGAACTGAGAGCATTTAGCTACGGACACATAATAAAAGAATTAAAAACAGATGAAATTTCTGATGAACTTAATAATGTGTGCCAAGAAGAAGTAACATATATAACAAATGATGAAGAAATTGACCACAGCAGCATGAATACACAGTTTTTACAATTACTGAGTAGACTGGACCTTCACAAGTATTATCCACAAAAAATGAAGACTGATGATTTTCATAAGATCTGTAGATCTTCCCTCTCTGAAACACAGATTACGGAAGAAACACAACTTCCTTTCCACTTTTTGcaaaaattgctcatgttggattATCGTGCACGATATGTACAATGTAGATTCAAAGGTGATCCCATTCAGGAGAACACCAGCAATGAAGACATCAATAACATGGACACATCTGAAGATACTTTTAAAGATTTTCTTGATGACTTTAATGAAGATTTTGTGCATCAAGGCACAAATAGTAAACAAACAATTCACCCTATGGATGTCCAGATGGCCATTTTTCATTGTGCTAATGATTTTATGAGACAATACATGTACACAAAACTATCACTTTGTCAGTTTGCTGTACCACTTTTGGTAACTAATCCCAACACAGATTCTATTGAGTTCCCACTTTGGTCTTTTCAAGAAGTTAAAAAGAAGTGGAAAATGAAAAGTGGCAAAAACACAGAGAATGATAAATCTAATGACAAATTTATTAAGGAAACAGAAACTCCCTTTGTATCCTTTATTCGTCTTGGCCCATCTACATCCTCTAAATCCCAGATAATCAATTGGCTGATGAGTAGACAAAAACATGACATCTTCTACCATCGCCACTGCAAAGGAAGCACTAAGAACTCTTTGCTGATGAATGGCGTTACAGAGATTGCCTGGTATTGTCCAGGTGGGAAGGAGGATGATGCCTTTTATGACTGTATCGCATTCACTAATCTTCATGGGGATGCCAGAGACCATGAGCAACAGGTAAAATTCTTGAAACAAATTTCTTCTGTCCTTGTAGTAATGTTCACTGATTCAGATGCAAAAGATGCAAAGGGGAAAGAAGTGCTACAACAATTATGGAATTCCTCCATACCATTAATCTGTTTACTTGCAGACAAAGAACATAGTCAACCTACACCTGGATTGAGAAAGAAAATAGGTATAAAAAATAGAAATGAAGCAGCATTATTAGAAGAAGTAACAACCGCGATACAGTCATTATTACCTACTTTACAGCTAAggaactcccttaacaaatgtggcAGCATTGCCAGAGCTCATGGCTTTATGGTTGATGAAGACAAAGAACAATGCAAGCAAGGCAGAGAACAAGCTGAGGTTCTTATctccatattaaaaaaaaataatgtatcAGATTTGAAGAATGAATTTCTTCCTTCACAGGGTGATCTCTGGCACACGTGGTGCATGAAAGACAAAGAACTGAACCGACTCAAAATAAACAATAACAAGACTATTGAGCAACAACGAAGTGATATAGAATCTGAAAAACATAACTTAAGAAAGCAACAAGCCAACAAAGCTTCTCCTCTCAATGACTTCATGTCATCTTTTCTACAGACACTTCACTCAAATGTTCAATTCTCAAAGGTGTATTTTTTCCAGTGGGTTAAAATGTATTTGGATGACTTATCTTCAAAAACTCTTTCAGTGCTAAACCAGGAGTACCACAATGTATGGTCAAATCTAAAGAAGGAAAAgcaaaaagataaaaataaaccAAATATAGAAAAAATGAAGAAACATTTAGAAAAACTGTCAGAGAagatcaaaatgtcaacatttggGCTTGAACACATTCTGAGAGAACTTGGCCAAATATATGAGGCATTAGAAACCATCTCCAAAGAAAAAAGTTTTTCACATGtgccaaaaattgtggcacttctcATGGTCTCTGGGTATCCGGTTGAGTTGATGGATGGAGATGCAGCCCATGTGCCACTGAGGTGGATTCAATCTATTCTGGATGAACTGATAAAAATACTAGGAGACAAAAAGCTTTATGTCCTCTCTGTACTGGGTATACAAAGTTCAGGTAAATCCACATTACTCAATGCTATGTTTGGGCTGCAGTTTGCTGTAAGTGCTGGGAGATGTACTAGAGGAGCATTTATGCAGCTTATAGAGGTAGATGAAGAACTAAGACATGAGATGACCTTTGACTATGTTCTTGTTATAGATACCGAGGGGTTAAGAGCTGTGGAGTTGTCAAACAAAAATGCACATGACAATGAATTGGCCACATTTGTAATTGGCCTGGGTAACCTTACAGTCATCAACATTTTTGGGAAAAATTCCTCTGAAATTCAAGACATCCTACAGATTGCTGTCCAAGCATTTCTGAGAATGAAAAGAGTCAATCTACAACCCAGCTGTCTATTTGTTCATCAAAATGTCGGAGAAATCACAGCCAAAGAGAAAATTATGGATGACCGAAGAAAACTACAGGAAAAACTGGATGAGATGACATTGTGTGCTGCACAGCAAGAGCAATGTGATGAAACCTGTTTTAATGATGTCATCAAATTTGATGTAAACACTCATATTTACTACTTTGCCCACCTCTGGGAAGGGGACCCACCAATGGCTCCTCCAAAcccaagttacagccaaaatgtgcAAACACTAAGACAGGTCATACTCGACTCTGCAAAACAGGAAGCACAACAAAAAATGTTAAGTATTTCAATGTTCAAAACACGTGTTAATGACCTGTGGAACGCATTGCTTAATGAGAATTTTGTTTTCAGCTTCAAGAATTCTCTTGAGATTGCAGCTTACAACAAACTGGAAGTGAAATACAGCCAATGGGCATGGACACTGAGAGAACACATGCTGACACTTCAAAACAAAATCAATAACCAGATTCACAATGATAAAATAAAATCTGTAGGTGTAATGTTTCTAAATAATGAGTTTAAACAAAAATACAAGACAATCATGGatgatttaaatatattttttaacgaTGAAAAAGATGGGGACATACTAGTTCAATGGAAAGTGAATACAGAAAACAGGCTCGCTACTAATAAAGATGACCTTATAGTAGAGATAAGGAAAAAAGCAGATGAACTAATTACTTTAAAAAAGGACAATAGAAAAATAAATGAGATAAAAGAGAAATATGAGGAACAAATGCTTGCAGAAAGCAGAAAAATGGCCCTGGCCTTGAAAGGAAAAAACTTAAATGATGAAGACTTGCTGGAAAAATTCACTAAAATGTGGAATATGTGCATTAGCGGAGCAGATGCGGAAATGCAGACTCCTGAACCACCGCCAATCAAACAGCATTTAGAAAAAGTTTTATTAGACCACTTCAAGCGAGAGACCGATCTAGCTGATACAATAAGAAATTCTTATAAGTGGAAAAACTTAGTTGAGGAGTTCTCCAAGTACATTTCAACTAAACGCACGCATTTAATATGGTATGAAAAGCTTTCAGCTACAGACCAGAAAAAAATAGAAAGTGTCACCCGTGCTCTAGCCAAACAAATAGATGAATATATAGATCAAAAACAGCAGCAACAAATGGATTATCAGCTTATTTACTTTCATGAAATTCTGAACATCCTAAACACAGAAGTAACCTCAATGTTAGACAGTAAGTTTAAATATAAACGTGAATACACTCTATATGTGTCTCTGTTCTTGTGCCAAAAGGCTGCCCACAGATTTATCCAGATTAATGATGCTTTTAGAAAAGCCAATGATCCTCTTGCCTATCTACAAAGTAAAAGAGAACAATTCTGGCAGAGTTTCAAATTCTCTTGTGAAGGAACGAAACAAATCGCATCACTGGCTGACTTCCTGTGTAACACAATTAAAGACTCCGTCCAACAAGGAGTGTGTGAGAGGTCTGCAATCCAGTTATCTGGTGACATGAGAAGTAACCACCCTGCTCTGAATGGGAACCGATCAAAACTGGAGTTCTGTCTACTTAAGTCACTGGCAGAGAAAGAGAACTTCCAGGATTATATGAATTATATAACTGATCCTAAATCAGCAGTTCAAGCCTTTATTAGGGAATGTATTGACCAATATTATGATAACAAGACCAAGATATCCGTCAACTTACACATTAATGTGGATCACTTCAGAAACATTATAATAAAGGCTATAGATACGTCCACTGTAATGGTCACAGACAGACGTGGCGATGTCAGCTCGTGGCTGGATGCTTTCTGCTCAGAGCTCGGAAGTGAGGTGAATCTGTCCAATGCTGACCTCAAAAGTGTGATATATCAGAACATAACAGATATAGATTTTCTAAAAGAGGCGATGACACGGGCTATGGAAATTGTGGTGAAAGACCTAAAACGTGACTTTTCCAGGTGTGATCTGCTCAATATGAAAAAAAAGATTCTTGAAATACTCTTTAGTGGGTTTCAGGGGTGCTGGGAAAAGTGTCCCTTTTGTGGTGCAGTCTGTACGAATACTATTGCTGGACATGGTGGAAAGCACAGTGTGAAGTTCCATCGTCCTCACGCTATTATTGCTTGGAGATATCACAAAACAGATCACTTTGTCACACATATATGTTCCACTGCTGTatccagtgatctttgttttagacGTAGTGAAGACGATGACAGGAGATTTCCTTTCAGAACCTACAGTGATGCTGGAGCTCCTTACAGTAACTGGTATATTACTCCAGACAACTCCCCATTATCTTACTGGAAATGGGTGATCTGCCACTTCCAGTCTGATTTAGAAAAACATTATAAGTTGCAATTTACAGAAAAGGGAACTATTCCTTCACAATGGAAGAGTATAGAGAAGCAAGATGTCATTCTGGAGTTAGACAAACAAATGTAA